GTGCAAAACCTTCAGGTGTCTGTTCGTAAGCTGAAAATGAAAGCATACATGCAAATCAATATGAATGACTTAACCAAAAGAATATGAAGAAAGTGCAATAGCTAAGGCCCAGACCAGAATCCAACAAAGAAATCTGTGAGGTGACCTGAAGCaggctgtgcacaggagatgcTCTTAGAATTTGATGGATCTGGAATGTTTTTATACGAAAGAATGGGAAATATTGCCAAATTAACATGTGCCATGAATCTTACCAAAAGAGTATTAGTTTAGGAGTGTCCGTTATGCAAACATGTTATAAGAGCTTTAAAGCAGAGATGAACTGAGCAACCtacaaagacagaaaaagatcaGAAAAGATAAGATGAGGTCTTTGCCACGTGCATTTAAAACTTTCCCTCATCAGTTTCTGACTCATGATCTTAATCCAGATCCTCTATCTATCATCTGTGAAATGTGACCTCTACAGTGTAATCACACTGAACCCTTTCTGCTGAATAGTTCCTGGAATAGCTGACAAGTAAGGAAAAACGTGGCAGTGTGAAAATGACTCAAGCTTGTGCATCactgacagaaacacacactgctgtaagaTCCTCCGGGTGGGACGtggataacaacaacaacaaaaaaaagctttcctGCTGATAAGATATTTCAATCAACCTATTCATTTGTGTAAATCTGGCTATTGTTGTACACTCTAAATCAGCTCTAATTGTTCACACAGCTCTATGATCAGACTTCCTAAGGGAAGTGATGCAGGATGACTGTTGTGTTGCTGTGACTCACAATGAGCTGGCCAGAGGTGGTCTGGTGATTAGGACACATTAAGAAATTGCACAAAGACGGAAACATCGAGCTCAGGGGATATGAGATTCACTCAGATTAACATTACATTACTTGGGAATAGATCAGTTATATAAATTCCATCCAGACAACGCAAACACCCATGGCCATGAGTAATCCTGTAACCTGGGAAGCATATATGCAAATCCAGCCCTGATGTGCTGCTGCATTTGAAGTCAGGAtgtgaaaatatgaaaacaGCAGTTTTCGATCTTTGTGTAGAAACGAACAGAACAAGCATTTGTCCTGTAGCACACCCAGGCTGGATTCTCCCTCAAGACACAACCACAATAATTTCCTTCTTAGTCCTAACAAGGAACAATGAACCAAACACAGGTTGGGGTTCAAAGGTTAAAGACACAGTAGCTCTCATCTTATTTTTACCCATTAGCTGAGTAATAATACCAGATACAATGTTATTACATTAACAATATATAGCATATGCAGTGGCATATATATTCTCACACGTATGAATAAAGGCAATAATCTATATAAGtttgaagaataaaaaaatgaccaaaGATGCTTTTACAacaacagggtggtgtgatgcagtcTGAAACAAAGCTTCCTTACTGTCACCACCACAAAggttattattttcctacactGGAAATTTCTATTCCTCTTATAGCAAGTATTTTCATCAGACATCTAACGTCAAAGATTCTCAACTTAATCCATGTGATCCTCTACAGATCTGAGACTCTGCTTGTGACTGGACATTCGGGCTGTAAAAATAAAGATTCACTTCTGCTCCGAAGGATTACTGCAAGTCTGCATTCGAAATCTGAAACTTTGCAGATGCATATCACTTTAAAACCATTTTAAAACCAGAGGATTTCCCAGTGAGTCAAAGGACTTTGTCACAAAACCAGTTAATCAATAGTAACGGGTTTACTGCACTACCTGCGGTTTGACCTTGGATTAATGGCATGCAGTGAATTTAAGGTTCATCAGGTACAAGATTGAACACCCTATGAACTGTGGGTAaaggtggggggggggattagCTGGCCTACTGCAGGCCAAGACAAAACAGCCTTTAGAAATGTTGTAACCAATTCACTTAGCCACAAACGTCTTGCTAAAGATCTTGAGTTGCGTTTCTCCAAGAGCAACACCTTTCCCTGAAAGAAAATCTCCTCTGCACGAAACATTCAAATATtacgctgttttttttttcttcagattttTCCATTTGTGACGAAGATACGCCAACTGTTGTTCCTGTGTGGAACTACAGAGCAGTAAATAAAACTGTcgtggatttgctggtttaacTTCTCAAGCACTAAGGCTGAACCTCTGTCCAAAATGAGACAGGGAGAATACAGACCATATACCGTTTCTGTTATTCCATTATGAAACATGGGGTTTTTATGGTTTGGCTAGAGGGAAAGCTACCATAATCTCTTCCAGAATATGGCTAGCTTGCCTTAAAACAGAACTAGATCAGCAGAGTAAAAGCTGCGCAGAAAAACGCCATGGGATACGAACCTCGATGTTAGGACGGAGCTGATACACAGCGTGGAACTAAATGCAGCATGTCGCATGGAGCACGCAGGGGAAATGTTACTGGCTtcacattagaaaaaaaaactaaaaatagaaACTGAACTACTAAAGTATTTGTTTTAGTCTATTTGAGGtttcgtttaaaaaaaaatctgttttaaaatcAAGGACTGCCCTAGGACTTTTAGTCATCGAACAATAATGGTTTGACTCCAAAAAGCAAAACGCTAGGACTGAGTTCAGTCTGATTCATCACATATCCAGCAAACTCACTGAAGCCTGGAATTGTTTTAGGGAAGAAGACCAAGAAAAACTTACATAATTGATCAAAATGGTTGCTAAAAAAATGGCATCTCAGCTCTGGTGCTTCATGAATGCCACAGCTCAGACACAGAGGCTGAATTCCTATGTAGCCTCTTGGCAGAACAAGGCAGAGAGCAAAAATTACGTTtttaaagtaagtgtgtgtgtgtgtgtgtgtgcattgtggggAGATGGGGGAGCCATCTTAACGCAAAACATATGCTGCCATACTGACCTACTATTCAGCAtccagagaaagacacagagaaggagaaagggaAGAGTTAGAAGACAGAATGTGCAGACCTTCTTTCTGCTTGCCATCCCAGACAGTCCACGTGACTGCTTTTTTTCACACACCAGACAGTAAATCCATCTCAGTGTGGCCAAGATTTGCCTTTAAGGCAAAAAGAAAAGGGACAAGAAGACTGGCAGTTGTTTGGTTAGCGCTGGTGACAGTGTGTAACCTTCATGCTCCCCTATGAAGGCCACATTAGTCTTAAGCTCTGTACACAGATGTGGATCCCATCTCTCAGTGACGTCATCACTGTATCCAAGGACTACTTCTGGTTTtgtaaaacaaagcaaaatgaatgaatacagtgCGCCGTGCTGAACGTCTAGACGTCTTGTGTTTGGAAAAACTCTTATCCACAGTTTGTCACAGAGTCAGGAGATCAGTCAGTGATGTGGGAGTGAGCAGTATTTACTCTACAGTTGGAAACCTATGCCATTTTCTCTGCGTTTCCATCATTCAAATGAGGACTTGTGCGGAGGTGACGCCAACGTTTGAAACGTAGTCAAAACAATAACATCTAGAACAATAACTAACTTTGTTAGTTACTGAGTTTGTAAATTCTGGACAAGTCCCTGACTGCCATTTACTACACAGTAGCAAAAAGTTATAGCTCACTCTAGAACTAGAGTTCTAGACACTCTAGGACTCTAGAAACCTGATCATCCTCTAAACATTCTTCTGATCACCTGACAGACAAGAGCACTGTCACTTTCAGCTTTTTTTGTCAAGCCGTACATTACGTCCTAATAAACACTAACTTACGAAACGCACACAGGAAGGCAGAGATGTTAAATAAGATTGTGTACACAGTTCACACCTAGACCGGAGTAGAGTGCATTAGCTCCGTATTACCTAACGAGGCTTGTTTTATGAGCGCATGCCTGTAGGAAAAACCAGTTCTGCAGGTGGCCAAGCTCTTAAAACAACCGCTGAACTGCATGGATCAGATGGACGGACTGGCTTAACCTGCTCTGTGGTAGGTGCAATGCAACTAAACATGAAATACCGCAGGATGAAGACAGCAGGATGTGAAACTATATATCTGACCTGCAGTCTAGATATAAATCAACCATCTCTTATTTAGCCTGGATATACATTCTAATGCATGCCAAGAAGGACATGCAGATATGTGAATAAATCAATTCCTCGTAGGATGTGTGCTTTGAACAGAAATCCAAAGTCTTTATAGAATACTCTGTTACCAGATCttgtaaacaaaacacaagcaTGGAGTACAAATTACCCACATTCATTTTCACGATCCACCTGTGAGAATATGATCAAGACAGCTTTTAGTTCTAGATACCCGGCATCATGAAAATCTCACTTAGAGACACAAAAAGCAAGTGATTCATTTAAAGCTATTACTACAAGAAGTACAGTTCGAGTCTGAACATTTTTCTAGCTGTTTATTTGTTGTCTTTGGGTAACTATCATGCTGACGTCTTAACCACGACTGTCTTTGAGTCACAATATTATTAgtgttaaatataaacaaacgattacatagataaataaataaaggaaggcAGAAGCATTCTCACAGATGGCCATTGAGTCTAATGGTTACTATGATATATCTGTTCCTATCAGAGTCCAGTCTGAGTATGATCTGTTAGACAGGGaggaaaacagagaagagaagcaAGCGAAGGCACCATAGCAAACCTGACACCaaggcttttttcttttttttttctctttggagCTCTGTACTGAATTGAATAAGACACCTCAATGGTCCATTCAGTGCTCCTGAAAGCCTCAGATCCCCATGTTCAATTCCATGCAGTATCCCATTTTTGGGAATTTTCCTCAACTGTGGTCTTGATAGTCATGTAGATTTAGTGAAAGCGGAGGACAAATAAACAATCTGATTTACTGCTGTTTGTatactttattactttattgtTTATAAACTAATCTCAGTTCTCTGAgcaaatattaaatgtaaatataatgacACTGGTCATTTttaacatagatagatagatagatagatagatagatagatagatagatagatagatagatagatagatagatagatagatagatagatagatagatagatagatagatagatcacagGTATTTATTTTAGTGAATAGGAATAGATTCATGTgccagatgttttgttttttttttctgaccagaaagtgaaagagacagaggcagGTCAGTGTTGAAGGTAACTCACCATAGTTACAGCTGGTGACAGATAGACTCCTTATAGCAGTCCGGTTTGTTGCTTTGACTTCGAAGAGTATCCTTTGTCTGTGTCCCTGTCGCAGAAACACaactcctttgtgtgtgtgtgtgtgtgtgtgtgtgtgaagcagaagCTGTAGATAAGTCCTCTAAAAAACCGTACAAATGCGTCTGAGTGTGTCCTCAGAGGTCCATGTCGAGCAGCAGGTTTGCAGTTGCTAAGGCTGCGCTGTATCTCAGTCAGCAGAGCCGGTGGTGTGGGGAAGAGCTTCACTTCACCGCGCTGCTGCTGACGGAATACACATGACGTGACCAGTCCATAAATGGTAAAAAAATAGATGCACCCGACCGACCAATAGGAGGCGCTGTTGCCTTCTTCTTGGTTCTTGGCTGATATAATAAAGACGTGCGAACtttatctgtgtaaaattaaagCGAGACACGACCTTTGATAGGCTCAaggtatacactgatcaggcataacattatgcccacctgcctaatattgtgttggtccctgacccgtcatgcactgtgtattctgacccctttctgtcagaaccagcattaacttgagcaacagtagctcgtttgTTGGAtccgctccccatgtgcatcagtgagccttggttgTCCATGACCCTggcgccggttcaccactgttccttccttcgaccacttttgatagatactgaccacggcagaccgggaacaccccacatgagctgcagttgtggagatgctctgatccagtcgtctagccatcacaatttggcccttatgaaactctctcaaatccttacgcttgcccatttttcctgcttctaacacatcaactttgaggacaaaatgttcacttgctgccatgACGAGacgatcatcagtgttattcacttcacctgtcagtgctcataatgttatgcctgattggtgtatataatatatgaaaTTCTTACAGGTATATTtgaatgaaatgtttaaaaatgtataaacacatttatgtGTGCAAATGTGGCTTCATGTAAATACATTTTGGATACCAGGACAAATCTAGGCTTTTTTGTTGCTggtattaaaacatttttcactagtttttcacacatttttcattAGTCACcaaagttaaagtaaaaatctttctctgtctgtctgtctgtctgtccatcacacagTATGTCTGTCTGTCGTACAAAATAACCAAATTACAAGGCAGAGAAACCCTGGCCGgaaatgtttcttttcttttcttttccttttttttttactttcctctGGGCTCTTTAGATATCTTCAGACATCTTCCCTTCAAGATAAAAAGCAAATCTGGCCATGTTAATATAGGAAATATTGAATAACAGAACAGTCAATTATAAGACAAATTATGAGACCTAACCTTATATGGTTAAGGAAAGGGCAAACATATGAAATGAAGTCATGCATACAGTTTAGCACCAAATAGATGTTACATGATTCAAGAAGTAACGTGTTGTCATGGCCTACTAAAAGATTTAATCACGtctgttatgtatgtgtgttttgttgtcgTTGCTGTTTTGTTATTTCTAAAGGCATTCGTGAACTGCCATTTTAAAGATagccaggctgtgtgtgtgttcctgtaaaGAAATATAGCCCAGGCTATCAATGGATTAAATCGCCTGGGCCTGGAAGTAATCTACACCAGCCGCTTCTTTAAGAAACCTGAAGACCCTGAACCCTGTCTATTTATCCTCTTATCATAGGGGAAGCACGATAGGTccatccacacactcacaacaaGTCTAAGGAAAAGCTTCATCTCTAGAGCTGTTACTAGTGTATATTGTCCACCTGGTTCCCTTACCAGCACAAACGTTGAGCCTGAAGACAAAGACTGCTGGGTGTTTCCAGTGCAATAGGACACTAATCCAATTCCCATTGTTTACTTGCACAAATGACCTTGATGTAgcatctacactacactgtttgCACTAATCCACCTTGCAAAATCTGTACCCTATGCTTGCTTTTAATTTAACTACTACAACATATTGCATTACATGTAAACATGGTTCTACAGCCATCAGCACTATATCTATTCCCTCAGCACTACTTAATCCTCAGACTAAATGTTGTGCACTACAATTGCTGTACAGTTGCCAGATTGCTGTTAAATTCTgttgcatgtaaaaaaaaaaaaatcgtattacctttttttaaaagcctTCCTGAAACTCAACGTGAATGTGAATAGAAATATTCATATTGTAACAAATCCAAGGTGGGATCTGGATACAAATGCAAATTATAAAGAAACACTAACAAAAATCTAGACTAAGGAAGGCTAGGCTTGGCTTGAAAACATCAACAGGAATACACACTACTACCTGtaacacaaatacaacacaacaataCAATCCACAGCATCAGAGGCAGGACATAAAGAGTTGATATAGGGGAACTAATGAGAGGGAATAAAGCaggtgcacacaaacacaggaagtgagaCATATAACAAAGGAGGAAGTTCTTGGAGAAAATGTGAGTGATGGTGTCCTCTGGCGGTATCTTTGGGAATTGGTCATGGTGTATTGCGACATTATGGAATAGGACAGGATGTCCATTTTACATGCCCCCAATATTACTCACTTCTGTTTATTCTGGGATTCGTTCCTAAAAAAGTACTAATGATTTTGCAGTGTTGTGAATTTTTGTATTGCCCTTATAAATGCCAAGACTTGATTTTCAAATTTCTATTTCATATCCCTGCAGTCTAAATAACTTTAATATTATATTCTAGCTGTTTAGACTGCAGATATACGTGGCAGACGTGAGATTCCTCCTAAGAGTAACTGGGCTTACTTTCTGTGGCAGGATGAGAAGCTCAGCAATCTGGGAGAACGTTGGAGTAAATGAACCAAACTGAGCTGCGGTGGTTTAGTCTCTTATAAGGATGCCTCCTAGAGCTTACTGGACCTTAAGGACAGATTCAGGAATGGATGGAGAGATTATATGACACAGCTGGCTTGGGAGAATCTGGCGATCCACCCAGGAATCTGTGACCAGGGATAGGGATGTCTGGGCTGAATTTCTCAGCATGTTGACATTTCTCCAAAAAGCAGACACAGTGTTCTTTGCCACATTACACGTAAGCTTTAATACTCAACGGAAATCAAAAGCTTCTTTGAAAGACAATATTCTTTAAGCTTGTCTTAGTTTTGCTGTATAGACTCATATATTTTCAGAAGGCTATATCAGGATGCCATTTTCTGTGTCCTGAATTAACACCATCAATAAGAGGTCTCCTTCTGTAACTggtttatctttatttataccCCATAATCTCACATTGTTATTTACATTGTTAGATTATTCTCTgttattcattctctctctctctctctctctctctctctctctctctctccccctccctcttttttttaccttaaatcttttttttttcaaattgcAAACTAACATTGTTagattattctctctctctctctctctctctctctctccctcttttttttttttttttaccttaaatcttttttttttttcaagttgCAAATGAAGTTCCATCTTTGCTATTGTTTGAGTTTTTCTTTGTTGCTTTTGGAATAGGTTTTTGACCAATTTTTTCAAACAACATGCTTTAAAATCATGTTAAGTCATTTTTTATAAATGTCTcaaattttgtttattgttctgCAAATAAAAAGCAAAGCATTTAGACGATTTAGAAAGTGGAGAGGTGATGATTTAAAGTTTACAGTTTATTATGGTACAGTTGCAATATGTCACAAAACTGCTGTGACCCACTAGATGGCTCTAGcacttaaaaatattaattttttccTGGTTTTGTCCAGCAGTTGGAGTTTCTCATTTTAAGATCCACCAAGTGAAtgcttttcaaaaaaaaaaaaaaaaaaaaaaaattaaaaaagtaaataagtaaatacagtaaatagGTTCATGATATTTTGATAAAGCTTTTTCAAGGGGTCaggggcggccaaggctcattgatgcacgtgaggagcgaaaggctggcccgtgtgatccgatccaacagatgagctactgttgctcagattggtgaagaagttaatgctggttctgatagaaaggtgtcagaatacacagtgtattttgtgtatggggctgcataaccGCAAACCAGTCAgggtcgtaatgttatgcctggttagtgtatacaaatatatgtaacAGATTTTAGGGTGTTTTTAAATCACCTTTTTAAACAAGCCATACTGGGTCCCGTTATAGTGGATTCAAatgagttcagttcagtttctaAATATTTGAGCCATCGTGAGCTCTCAGACAACAAGTATATTCGAATAGTGATATCAGCTCATATTTTAAGTGGTTGGAAAAGACAGAAGACATGCACAGATTACATACATAATAATATAGAGGAGCTATAGTTCACATTATTACTGCTGTCTGTTTAAACTCAATGGCAGATTTTATGGTGCTACAATGTTATTATTAGCCTTTTCTCTGTCAAGTGGCAGGAAACTGCCACTATGTACTGCAGGGACAGCAAGCTCTTTAGCCATTAAGCAAAGATGAAGCAGACTGGAACCACTATATTTTCACAAGACACAAATCACGTGTATTTACAAAATGAAGCAGAAATGTACACAATGTACTATAGCCTGTACTAAGACCATGTCTTCAAGTGTTTTGTTCACATGTGCAcagaaaatgtttattcattGATATGGACCATCACAGCCCTAAAATAGACCAAAATATTTCTTTGCTTCTCAcgtaaaatgattcatttccaaAAAGAAGGAGATGGGATTAGGGAATTTGATGGCTTTCTCTGTCACATTGTTTACCTCAGAAGAAGCAGTgttacatatatacatgcatCACACACTTTAAGGGAGTTAGGACATTCACTTAGCTGTTAATGTACTGGTCAAAACTGCCATTGGTAAGTCTATAACTGAGTAAATTGTTATTCACAAAACAAATAACGTAAAAAGCATTAATTCATTTACTAAGATACACACAAATTACAGTCCACACTAAAGCTCAGGATGGACACTAAACACCCACTCTCTGCTTCAATATACCCttcttttcccctttcttttcattatttctcTTTCAGAGGAAGTCGTGTTGTGGGGGGAATTACTCACTGTTTGCCTATACTCTAGGTGAGATGTGATgtaatattacatttttctaagctaaattaacacacacacacacacacaaatacacactcacagaaacacacactcacaaatgctcaaacattcaaataaacacacacattcatgcataaacacacacacacaaatgcacaaacaccccccccctctctctctttctctctctctctctctctctctctctctcacacatacacacacacacacacacacacacgcatgcacatgcacacacacacacacgctcaaacattcaaataaacacacacattcacgcataaacacacacacacgcacacaaatgcacaaacactctctctctctctctctctctctcacacacacacacacccacactcacacacacacccacactcacacacacacacacacacacacacacacacgagtcagCAAACCCACATGCTATGACATCCACCTTCTGAGGtagtttttttcttattgtagTTTCATTTTAGACCTCAGCCTCAGAAAGCTTTATTTTGCAATGCTTCAAAATTTCCAAACttacttctgtttttttttttccccacagtgtGAAGGGCAGTAATGGCGGTGCAGAGTTTCGTCCTCCTGGTGATTTTTCTTAGTAAATGTTTTGGTAAGTggatttcttcatttcttttagttattaatatattatcatTCTGTGGTTACAGGGTTATATTCTTCTGCGTCAGTTTTAATAGGAGGAAGAGGGGACAATCTAAGaggaaaatctttcttttttaaacactttggaAAATTAAACTAGATGTGTTTTAGTCACTATGGTGTGCTAttaaactttaatgacatcTTCTTCCTTGTTCCTAAGGACATACTGAATTCATTTATACAACAGAGAATGAAGTAAAACTGTCCTGCAACACCAACAAATGGCAAATAAGCACAAAGTCTAACAACATAATTGATGTGAATTGCACAGTGAAGTGTGTTCCTGGTGAACCACTCAGACTTAACAATATCCAGGAATTCCGTACAAATAACGAATCAGACAAAGTTGATGAAAAATTTCCGCTAATAGCATCAAGTGGATTTTTTCGATGTGTCACTGCTCTGGATTCTGGTTTCTTGTATCCATTCAAACCGTCTCCCAACACTGTCACGTCATACATAGTCGCCCCTGCAAATGAAGACAGTGAGTAagttttcattttctgtattttctcaAGACAATTCTGTTTTTCAGAATAATCAGCAAAACTATTTTTCCTTCAGTAACAAACAAGTCTGTGGAGAGATCTTCAGTCGAGCTAACTGAAGGAGAAGATGTACTTTTAAACTGCAGTTTCATCTTTACAGAAAGATATAACAATGAGGATTTCTCTGTTTACTGGATCAAGACCATTGAAAAGAacagtatctgtgtgtattcTTATGATCTTGAAAACGCTTATGGTATAGAGTACAATCGTCAATGCAATGTGCAAGAAGATCTGCTTCACAGACTCTCAAACCAAACTGACGGCAGAAACACCAACCATAACATCAGGATCAGTAACGTAACAGAGTCAGATGCTGGACAATATCTTTGTGCTGTACAAATGCGCAATTATAATAAAGCAAAAGCAACATGGAAGATCATAAATAATGTTACAGTCAGTGTACCTAAAGGATCTGAGGACAAAGGATCTGAAATAGCTGAAATAACGACAGGTGAGTTTAATCTGCATATGA
This genomic window from Hemibagrus wyckioides isolate EC202008001 linkage group LG27, SWU_Hwy_1.0, whole genome shotgun sequence contains:
- the LOC131347671 gene encoding uncharacterized protein LOC131347671; amino-acid sequence: MAVQSFVLLVIFLSKCFGHTEFIYTTENEVKLSCNTNKWQISTKSNNIIDVNCTVKCVPGEPLRLNNIQEFRTNNESDKVDEKFPLIASSGFFRCVTALDSGFLYPFKPSPNTVTSYIVAPANEDITNKSVERSSVELTEGEDVLLNCSFIFTERYNNEDFSVYWIKTIEKNSICVYSYDLENAYGIEYNRQCNVQEDLLHRLSNQTDGRNTNHNIRISNVTESDAGQYLCAVQMRNYNKAKATWKIINNVTVSVPKGSEDKGSEIAEITTDTGLIPLYATIPILLAVAIATVGFIWKKTKTSPGSKAIELQRNQRGDDVEETADVECSPYAIGSGEDEIKIRFKQDASKQEDQQKSTDIYSVVKQNDLYEGI